The following proteins are encoded in a genomic region of Galbibacter sp. BG1:
- a CDS encoding UvrD-helicase domain-containing protein: MLNSAPFQIFNASAGSGKTFTLVKKYLSILLGSNNLDAFKQVLAITFTNKAVNEMKERILKNLHEFSNEGILAEPTPLFSIITEELQIPSEELHRRSKKVLTRILHNYAFFDIVTIDKFNHRLLRTFAFDLKLPTNFEVSLDEEALYNEAVDNLVYQAGENELLTEVLINFALEKADEDRSWDITRELREIAKLFSKEEYLDHVKALENKSLEDLKKLGNNLKKMIAQQEKIILNCAENLLKTFEGKGLERLDFKSGWLYDRLKNIVAGKFDHSWDAGWFTNIDSEPLYAAKISKNHPDKAEVMDALRPQIASEIIKIKNEISQLEFLQNFYQNLVPLSLLNAINSEVQKIKQDRNLLLISDFNQLISSAIAKQPAPFIYERIGEKYKNYFIDEFQDTSTMQWENIQPLVSNALDTELPGGKTGTLMIVGDAKQAIYRWRGGKAEQFIDLYNEKSPFQAKLTVENLPKNYRSNDEIVSFNNHFFQHISQFLNNKTYRDLFENHSQQELNGNKGGYIDFTFIDKSENDENDEDLYCVETLEKIKNTIENGFSYEDICILTRKKADGIQIANFLSEHKIPIISSETLLLKNDKKVAFIVDLLMYFNQPKDLEIQLRILRFMADKNSVPNYDAFFRTYLSKMDSLFTEEGFNPTYFLQLPFYNAIEYAINCFKLAEESEAALQFFLDEILDFSQKNTDSIFDFLNHWEQKKDSLSIVAPASLNAVQIMTIHKSKGLEFPVVIYPFADTDIYKEKNFKIWFPVAKELFGIEQALFSRKKVIQNINETGKNLIEAYEQKQELDQLNILYVALTRAVSQLYIICKRDINAKEVENVKTFSGLFISFLRDQGKWRETENHYTIGTPKTEFLKTRSLQKKSANIPFISNSSFGNSFQFVTKAGSLWDTKQQKAIDKGNVYHHLLASIVYEHDIEITIENAINNGLIASSEKEEYSGYLEKLINHTELQQYFTQEYEIYNEREIITSEGNLLRPDRFVVQEGNAVIIDYKTGIPSERHAYQIEGYVKALEQMGYTVNKKLLVYINDNIQLINV, encoded by the coding sequence ATGTTGAATTCTGCACCTTTTCAAATTTTCAATGCTTCAGCAGGTTCTGGTAAAACCTTTACCCTTGTAAAAAAATACCTGTCCATTCTTTTGGGGAGCAACAATCTCGATGCTTTTAAGCAAGTTTTGGCTATTACCTTTACAAACAAGGCTGTAAACGAAATGAAAGAAAGAATTTTAAAAAACCTGCATGAATTTTCCAATGAAGGTATTTTAGCGGAACCCACTCCTCTTTTTTCCATAATTACTGAAGAATTACAAATCCCCTCTGAAGAATTACACAGACGATCTAAAAAAGTGCTCACTAGAATTCTTCATAACTATGCCTTTTTCGATATTGTTACCATAGATAAATTTAACCATCGACTGCTTAGAACATTTGCTTTCGATTTAAAATTGCCCACCAACTTTGAGGTATCCCTAGATGAAGAAGCGCTCTACAACGAAGCGGTGGACAACCTTGTCTACCAAGCGGGAGAAAATGAGCTTCTCACCGAGGTGCTAATTAATTTTGCCCTTGAAAAGGCCGATGAGGATAGGAGTTGGGACATAACACGGGAGTTACGGGAAATAGCAAAACTATTCTCTAAAGAAGAATATCTCGACCACGTAAAGGCTTTGGAAAATAAAAGCTTGGAAGATTTGAAGAAATTGGGGAACAATTTAAAAAAAATGATCGCTCAACAAGAAAAAATTATTCTAAACTGTGCCGAAAATCTTTTGAAAACCTTTGAAGGAAAAGGGTTGGAAAGACTCGATTTTAAAAGTGGTTGGCTCTACGACCGATTAAAAAATATAGTCGCAGGAAAATTCGACCATAGTTGGGATGCAGGTTGGTTTACAAACATAGATTCAGAACCTCTTTATGCGGCTAAAATTTCAAAAAACCATCCAGATAAGGCTGAGGTAATGGATGCTCTTCGGCCACAGATAGCTTCAGAAATTATCAAAATAAAAAATGAAATTAGTCAACTTGAATTTCTGCAAAATTTCTATCAGAATTTGGTGCCGTTGTCGTTGTTAAACGCAATCAATTCCGAAGTTCAAAAAATAAAACAAGACCGTAATTTATTACTGATTTCCGACTTCAACCAGCTTATTTCCTCTGCTATCGCCAAACAACCGGCCCCTTTTATTTACGAGCGTATAGGAGAAAAATACAAGAATTATTTTATCGATGAGTTTCAAGATACCTCTACCATGCAATGGGAAAACATACAGCCTTTGGTTTCCAACGCTCTGGATACCGAGCTTCCCGGAGGAAAAACAGGGACGCTAATGATTGTGGGAGATGCCAAACAAGCCATCTATAGGTGGCGCGGAGGCAAGGCAGAACAATTTATAGATCTCTACAACGAGAAGAGTCCGTTTCAAGCTAAATTAACAGTTGAAAATCTACCGAAAAATTACCGTAGTAATGACGAAATTGTAAGCTTTAACAACCACTTTTTTCAGCATATTTCCCAGTTTTTAAACAATAAAACCTATCGCGATTTATTCGAAAACCACAGTCAACAAGAGTTAAATGGAAACAAAGGTGGTTATATCGATTTCACTTTTATAGACAAATCTGAAAATGATGAAAACGACGAAGACCTCTACTGCGTTGAAACGCTTGAGAAGATAAAAAACACTATTGAAAACGGTTTTTCTTACGAAGATATTTGCATTCTTACCCGTAAAAAGGCAGATGGAATACAGATTGCCAATTTTCTTTCTGAACATAAAATCCCTATCATTTCATCGGAAACACTTTTATTGAAAAACGATAAAAAAGTGGCTTTTATAGTAGATCTGCTTATGTATTTCAATCAACCTAAAGATTTAGAGATACAATTGCGTATTTTAAGGTTCATGGCGGACAAAAATAGTGTTCCTAACTACGATGCTTTTTTTCGGACTTACCTCTCCAAGATGGATTCATTATTTACGGAGGAAGGATTCAATCCGACGTATTTCCTGCAATTACCTTTCTACAACGCCATAGAATACGCTATAAATTGTTTTAAGCTAGCAGAAGAATCGGAAGCGGCCCTTCAGTTCTTTTTAGATGAGATTTTAGATTTTTCCCAGAAAAACACCGATAGCATTTTTGACTTTTTAAACCATTGGGAACAGAAAAAAGATTCTTTGAGTATTGTAGCACCAGCCTCGCTAAATGCCGTGCAAATAATGACGATTCACAAATCGAAAGGATTGGAATTTCCTGTGGTTATCTACCCTTTTGCCGATACTGATATCTACAAGGAAAAAAACTTTAAAATATGGTTTCCCGTGGCCAAAGAACTTTTTGGGATCGAGCAAGCCCTTTTCAGCAGAAAAAAAGTAATACAAAACATAAATGAAACAGGAAAAAACCTCATTGAAGCATACGAACAAAAACAGGAACTAGACCAACTAAATATCCTGTATGTTGCCTTAACACGAGCGGTATCGCAATTGTACATTATTTGTAAAAGGGATATTAACGCCAAAGAAGTTGAAAACGTTAAAACGTTTAGCGGACTTTTTATAAGTTTTTTGAGGGACCAAGGGAAGTGGAGGGAAACAGAGAATCATTACACTATTGGAACTCCAAAAACCGAGTTTTTAAAAACAAGAAGCCTTCAGAAAAAATCTGCCAACATACCTTTTATTAGCAATTCGTCGTTTGGAAATTCATTTCAGTTTGTTACCAAAGCAGGTTCCCTTTGGGACACCAAGCAACAAAAAGCTATTGATAAGGGAAATGTTTACCACCATTTGCTGGCTTCTATTGTGTATGAGCACGATATTGAAATAACCATAGAAAATGCCATTAACAACGGTTTAATCGCCTCCTCAGAAAAAGAAGAGTACTCCGGTTACCTTGAAAAACTAATTAACCATACCGAGCTTCAACAATACTTTACTCAAGAATACGAAATTTACAATGAACGGGAAATTATAACTTCCGAAGGAAACTTACTGCGTCCAGACCGCTTTGTAGTACAGGAAGGAAATGCAGTAATTATAGATTACAAAACAGGCATCCCATCTGAAAGACATGCCTACCAAATAGAAGGTTATGTAAAGGCTTTGGAACAAATGGGATACACGGTAAACAAAAAATTATTGGTCTATATAAATGATAATATTCAGCTTATAAATGTGTAA
- the kbl gene encoding glycine C-acetyltransferase: protein MYGKIKEHLQQELEDIKEAGLYKKERIITSQQGAEITISTGEKVINFCANNYLGLSSHPEVIKAAKDTLDSHGFGMSSVRFICGTQDIHKELEQKIADFYGTEDTILYAAAFDANGGVFEPLLSAEDAIISDSLNHASIIDGVRLCKAKRYRYQNSDMADLEKQLKQANEDNARFKIIVTDGVFSMDGLVAPLDKICDLADKYDAMVMIDECHATGFIGETGRGTLEEKGVMDRIDIITGTLGKALGGAMGGYTTGKKEIIELLRQRSRPYLFSNSLAPNIVGASIKVFEMLTESTALRDQLAENTKYFKEGMKKAGFDIIDGDSAIVPVMLYDAKLSQNMADALLEKGIYVIGFFYPVVPKEKARIRVQLSAAHTREHLDTAIAAFTEVGQKLGVV, encoded by the coding sequence ATGTACGGAAAAATAAAAGAACATTTACAGCAGGAATTAGAAGACATTAAAGAAGCCGGTCTTTACAAAAAAGAACGCATTATCACTTCGCAGCAAGGAGCAGAAATTACGATAAGCACGGGAGAAAAAGTAATTAATTTTTGTGCCAATAATTATTTAGGGCTTTCATCGCATCCAGAGGTAATTAAGGCGGCAAAAGATACGCTGGACTCACATGGGTTTGGAATGTCTTCGGTGCGTTTTATATGTGGCACACAAGACATTCATAAAGAACTAGAGCAAAAAATAGCCGATTTTTACGGTACTGAAGACACTATTTTGTACGCAGCCGCCTTCGATGCCAATGGAGGGGTTTTTGAGCCGCTGCTCTCCGCAGAGGACGCCATAATTTCTGATTCTTTGAATCACGCTTCCATAATAGACGGTGTTAGGCTCTGTAAGGCCAAACGCTATCGCTACCAAAATAGTGATATGGCAGATTTGGAAAAACAACTAAAACAAGCCAATGAAGACAATGCCCGATTTAAAATTATTGTAACCGATGGGGTCTTTTCTATGGACGGACTTGTAGCGCCATTGGATAAAATATGCGATCTCGCCGACAAATATGATGCTATGGTTATGATAGACGAATGCCATGCAACAGGTTTCATAGGCGAAACAGGAAGAGGAACCCTCGAAGAAAAAGGAGTGATGGACCGTATCGATATTATTACCGGCACCTTAGGAAAAGCACTTGGCGGCGCCATGGGAGGATATACCACTGGTAAAAAAGAGATCATAGAATTATTGCGCCAGCGTTCACGCCCATATTTGTTTTCCAACTCACTTGCACCAAATATTGTGGGGGCATCCATCAAAGTTTTTGAAATGTTAACGGAAAGTACTGCATTAAGGGATCAACTGGCAGAAAACACCAAATACTTTAAAGAAGGCATGAAAAAAGCAGGCTTCGACATCATCGATGGAGACTCTGCCATAGTGCCTGTAATGCTTTACGACGCCAAATTATCGCAGAATATGGCCGATGCACTTCTAGAAAAAGGTATCTATGTTATAGGATTTTTCTATCCTGTTGTTCCTAAGGAAAAAGCGCGAATTAGGGTACAATTATCGGCTGCCCACACCCGTGAACACTTAGATACGGCCATTGCCGCATTTACAGAAGTCGGACAGAAACTTGGAGTGGTTTAA